A genomic region of Gemmata massiliana contains the following coding sequences:
- the nrfD gene encoding NrfD/PsrC family molybdoenzyme membrane anchor subunit, whose protein sequence is MHPLVKSVHTGQPHNLVTVGDAIGNVVLDGNHPRGWWLGFLAGFAMLQVLALAVCWLFYMGVGIWGINVPVAWGFAIVNFVWWIGIGHAGTLISAVLLLLHQKWRTSINRFSEAMTIFAVMCAGLFPLLHMGRPWFAYWLYPFPNVAGVWPQFRSPLTWDVFAVTTYFTVSLVFWYLGLVPDLAALRDQAKKRWQRVVYGLLALGWRGSAIHWRRYEKVYLILGGISTPLVLSVHTVVSFDFAVSIVPLWHATIFPPFFVAGAIYSGFAMVVLIAIPVRKWYKLEDFFSDHHLDIMGKVMLATGFLVTYGYFSELWMAWYGHTLYEWGTTIERMFGPYGWSYWCLIGFNCVFPLTALWSRKMRVSPFWMSAICISVLIGMWFERYVIVITLAREYLPSAWGHYAPTLWDYATMVGSLGLFLFLFFLFLRYLPMISITEMRELLPKKQGGGGGHSIMENAP, encoded by the coding sequence ATGCACCCGCTCGTCAAGAGCGTGCACACCGGGCAGCCGCACAACCTGGTGACGGTCGGCGACGCGATCGGCAACGTCGTCCTCGACGGCAACCACCCGCGCGGCTGGTGGCTCGGCTTTTTGGCCGGCTTCGCCATGCTGCAAGTGCTGGCGCTCGCGGTGTGCTGGCTGTTCTACATGGGCGTCGGGATCTGGGGCATCAACGTCCCGGTGGCCTGGGGCTTCGCGATCGTCAACTTCGTGTGGTGGATCGGCATCGGGCACGCCGGGACGCTGATCTCCGCCGTGCTGCTCCTGCTCCACCAGAAGTGGCGCACGTCGATCAACCGGTTCAGCGAGGCCATGACGATCTTCGCGGTCATGTGCGCGGGCCTGTTCCCGCTCTTGCACATGGGCCGCCCGTGGTTCGCGTACTGGCTCTACCCGTTCCCGAACGTCGCCGGCGTGTGGCCCCAGTTCCGCAGCCCGCTCACGTGGGACGTGTTCGCGGTCACCACGTACTTCACCGTATCGCTCGTGTTCTGGTACCTGGGCCTCGTGCCCGACCTCGCGGCGCTCCGCGACCAGGCCAAGAAGCGGTGGCAGCGGGTCGTGTACGGGCTGCTCGCGCTCGGCTGGCGCGGGTCGGCGATCCACTGGCGCCGGTACGAGAAGGTCTATTTGATCCTCGGGGGCATCAGCACGCCGCTCGTGCTCTCGGTTCACACGGTCGTGTCCTTCGACTTCGCCGTGTCGATCGTCCCGCTGTGGCACGCGACCATCTTCCCGCCGTTCTTCGTTGCGGGGGCGATCTACTCCGGCTTCGCGATGGTGGTGCTGATCGCGATCCCGGTCCGCAAGTGGTACAAGCTCGAAGACTTCTTCAGCGACCACCACCTCGACATCATGGGCAAGGTGATGTTGGCCACCGGGTTCCTCGTCACCTACGGCTACTTCAGTGAGCTCTGGATGGCGTGGTACGGCCACACCCTCTACGAGTGGGGCACGACGATCGAGCGCATGTTCGGCCCCTACGGGTGGTCCTACTGGTGCCTGATCGGGTTCAACTGCGTGTTCCCGCTCACGGCCCTGTGGTCGCGGAAGATGCGCGTCAGCCCGTTCTGGATGTCCGCGATCTGCATCTCGGTGCTGATCGGGATGTGGTTCGAGCGGTACGTGATCGTGATCACGCTGGCCCGCGAGTACCTGCCGAGCGCGTGGGGCCACTACGCCCCGACGCTGTGGGACTACGCCACGATGGTCGGCTCGCTCGGGCTGTTCCTGTTCCTGTTCTTCTTGTTCCTCCGATACCTGCCGATGATCTCGATCACCGAGATGCGCGAACTGCTGCCGAAGAAGCAGGGCGGCGGCGGCGGCCACTCGATCATGGAGAACGCGCCGTGA
- a CDS encoding DUF3341 domain-containing protein has protein sequence MSTTVTPGTGHEPGHAHEHGHADPTVPVTYGLLAEFETADEMSHATAKATAAGYTHMDAYSPYPVGEAADALNFPKSEMGPIMFIGGLTGACAGFTMQYWANTWGYSLNIGGRPYFSWPSFVPITFEMMVLTTALTGLFGFMALCGLPRYNHPLFNSTAFDRATRDRFFLCVEATDPKFDLAATRAFLNDLHPLSVEEVME, from the coding sequence GTGAGTACCACCGTCACCCCCGGCACCGGCCACGAGCCGGGCCACGCACACGAGCACGGCCACGCGGACCCGACCGTACCGGTCACCTACGGGCTCCTGGCCGAGTTCGAGACCGCCGACGAGATGTCCCACGCGACCGCGAAAGCGACCGCCGCCGGGTACACGCACATGGACGCCTACAGCCCGTACCCGGTGGGGGAGGCGGCCGACGCGCTGAACTTCCCCAAGTCGGAGATGGGGCCGATCATGTTCATCGGCGGCCTCACGGGGGCGTGCGCCGGGTTCACCATGCAGTACTGGGCGAACACCTGGGGGTACTCGCTGAACATCGGCGGGCGCCCGTACTTCAGTTGGCCGTCGTTCGTGCCCATCACGTTCGAGATGATGGTGCTCACGACCGCGCTCACGGGGCTGTTCGGCTTCATGGCGCTCTGCGGGCTGCCGCGCTACAACCACCCGCTCTTTAACTCGACGGCGTTCGACCGGGCGACGCGGGACCGCTTCTTCCTGTGCGTCGAAGCGACCGACCCGAAGTTCGATCTCGCCGCGACCCGGGCCTTCCTGAACGACCTCCACCCCCTATCGGTCGAGGAGGTAATGGAATGA
- a CDS encoding c-type cytochrome, with the protein MTAPLCTGEKDKGKMGSRSIGFYLFAFVLLLPAAAGCRQKMADQPYYRPLEATDFFEDGRASRPLERGVIHRAQRLETDPLVTGLTAEEWKRSYEYRVPPKVEVPALSAEDRITRSIGAPRYNPKAADKPKVYVDEYPFQMTHADLKRGQERFTIFCAVCHGPLGNGQGKIWERGYLVPTSFHTKKVSPSELDVKNPQGLGMSRGYSTWGISIPMDEVPVGYYFEVITKGYGGMPSYSAQIPAADRWRIIAYIRLLQLSQSADAAKLPPEIKKLLDETGGKK; encoded by the coding sequence ATGACCGCTCCGCTCTGCACCGGCGAAAAGGACAAAGGAAAAATGGGGAGCCGATCAATCGGTTTTTACCTTTTCGCTTTTGTCCTTCTGCTCCCCGCTGCGGCGGGGTGCCGCCAGAAGATGGCCGATCAGCCGTACTACCGGCCGCTCGAAGCCACCGACTTCTTCGAGGACGGGCGCGCCAGCCGGCCGCTCGAGCGCGGGGTCATCCACCGCGCCCAGCGCCTCGAAACCGACCCGCTCGTCACCGGTCTGACCGCGGAAGAGTGGAAGCGGAGCTACGAGTACCGCGTGCCGCCCAAGGTCGAGGTGCCCGCGCTCAGCGCCGAGGACCGGATCACTCGTTCTATCGGTGCCCCGCGGTACAACCCGAAGGCCGCCGACAAGCCGAAGGTGTACGTGGACGAGTACCCGTTCCAGATGACGCACGCGGACCTGAAGCGCGGCCAAGAGCGGTTCACGATCTTCTGCGCCGTTTGCCACGGGCCGCTCGGCAACGGCCAGGGCAAGATCTGGGAGCGCGGCTACCTGGTACCGACCTCGTTCCACACCAAGAAGGTGTCCCCGAGCGAACTGGACGTGAAGAACCCGCAGGGGTTGGGCATGTCGCGGGGCTACTCGACCTGGGGCATTTCCATCCCGATGGATGAGGTGCCGGTCGGGTACTACTTCGAGGTCATCACGAAGGGGTACGGCGGGATGCCGAGTTACTCGGCCCAGATCCCGGCTGCCGACCGGTGGCGGATCATCGCGTACATTCGGCTGTTGCAGTTGAGCCAGAGCGCCGACGCCGCGAAACTGCCGCCGGAAATCAAGAAATTGCTCGACGAGACGGGAGGTAAGAAGTGA
- a CDS encoding SCO family protein: protein MTRANRFAPVALLAALSGVVALPLPARAGNDGVVPAHDQKNPSLSAARIDEQIGAQVPLDLVFRDEDEKPITLRDCIAGKPTILVPVYYRCPMLCSKMLNGLVDTMREMPKNFSIGEQFNVVTVSMDPKEHSGLAKEKKAAYVGEYGRPGAEAGWRFLTGTKESSTALLNAIGYRYEFDKMLKEYDHPSGLVILSPTGKVTRYFYGISYDGEFELPEQSKWEGTGPRPELTKAELSARTSTDPEKRRNYTRPTTTLRLSLIEAADGKGGSLFDKLTLLCYRYDSLHKGYSLNVLRVVQAGGILTLLALAIGVFVALRRERRSRTRPPALPDGAAGAPSNVLPSGGTA from the coding sequence GTGACACGCGCGAACCGCTTCGCTCCTGTCGCTCTGCTCGCGGCCCTCTCCGGAGTGGTCGCGCTCCCGCTACCGGCGCGAGCCGGTAACGACGGGGTCGTGCCCGCGCACGACCAGAAGAACCCCTCACTCTCCGCGGCTCGTATCGACGAGCAGATCGGGGCGCAGGTGCCGCTGGACCTCGTGTTCCGCGACGAGGACGAGAAGCCGATCACGCTGCGGGACTGCATCGCCGGGAAGCCCACGATCCTCGTGCCGGTGTACTACCGGTGCCCGATGCTCTGCTCGAAGATGCTCAACGGGCTGGTCGACACGATGCGAGAGATGCCGAAAAACTTCTCCATCGGCGAACAGTTTAACGTCGTGACCGTGAGCATGGACCCGAAGGAACACAGCGGACTGGCGAAGGAAAAGAAGGCCGCCTACGTCGGTGAGTACGGGCGGCCGGGGGCCGAAGCGGGGTGGCGTTTCCTGACGGGAACGAAGGAATCGAGCACCGCGCTCCTGAACGCGATCGGGTACCGCTACGAGTTCGACAAGATGCTGAAGGAGTACGACCACCCGAGCGGGCTGGTCATCCTTTCGCCGACCGGGAAGGTCACGCGGTACTTCTACGGCATCAGTTACGACGGCGAGTTTGAACTGCCCGAACAGTCCAAATGGGAAGGAACCGGGCCGCGGCCGGAGTTGACCAAGGCCGAACTCAGTGCCCGGACGAGTACGGACCCCGAGAAGCGCCGGAACTACACCCGCCCCACCACCACGCTGCGGCTCTCGCTGATCGAGGCCGCGGACGGGAAGGGCGGGTCGCTGTTCGACAAACTCACGCTACTGTGCTACCGCTACGACTCGCTGCACAAGGGCTACTCGCTCAACGTGCTCCGCGTGGTTCAGGCCGGGGGGATTTTGACGCTCCTGGCACTCGCGATCGGTGTCTTTGTAGCGCTGCGGCGCGAGCGCCGGTCCCGCACCCGTCCGCCGGCACTGCCCGACGGCGCGGCCGGCGCCCCGTCCAACGTGTTACCCTCCGGGGGGACCGCATGA
- the coxB gene encoding cytochrome c oxidase subunit II, translating to MTTLSMLPFIPERASTLADQFEYLFWYITITTGVVGLGVYAALAYFCVRYRRGATSGSTPRILGSTRLELAWTVVPLLVFLTFFAWGMFVYNHAAHAPADSEEIFIIGKQWMWKAQYPNGQRVIIGGNPANMTEAERKSIGKLVVPLNKPVKLTLTSEDVIHDFGVPAFRSKIDVLPGRYTTVWYQPTKLGEYHVYCDQYCGTWHSLMVGKIAVVPEQEYRDFLQGFKPLQGSDNAVDGSLAHEGRQLFLKLQCINCHGANATAKAPVLEGLYGSRVPLAGGGAEIADDHYIIESIRRPRLKAVEGWEKIMPDYNESQVSAEEMNALVAYIRSLKKGTTPDNTQRFPAPVGAPTERTQSTVPTPGGK from the coding sequence ATGACGACCCTGAGCATGTTACCGTTCATCCCCGAGCGGGCGTCCACGCTGGCCGACCAGTTCGAGTACCTGTTCTGGTACATCACCATCACCACGGGCGTCGTGGGGCTGGGAGTGTACGCGGCACTGGCGTACTTCTGTGTCCGGTACCGGCGCGGGGCGACCAGCGGGTCCACGCCCCGCATCCTGGGCTCGACCCGGCTGGAACTGGCCTGGACGGTCGTGCCGCTGCTCGTGTTCCTCACGTTCTTCGCGTGGGGCATGTTCGTGTACAACCACGCGGCGCACGCGCCGGCCGATTCCGAAGAGATCTTCATCATCGGCAAGCAGTGGATGTGGAAGGCCCAGTACCCAAACGGCCAGCGGGTGATCATCGGCGGGAACCCGGCCAACATGACCGAGGCCGAGCGGAAGTCGATCGGCAAACTGGTGGTGCCGCTGAACAAACCGGTGAAGCTGACGCTCACTTCGGAAGACGTGATCCACGACTTCGGGGTGCCCGCGTTCCGCTCGAAGATCGACGTACTTCCGGGACGCTACACGACGGTCTGGTACCAGCCGACGAAGCTCGGCGAGTACCACGTCTACTGCGACCAATACTGCGGCACCTGGCACTCCCTGATGGTCGGCAAGATCGCCGTCGTGCCGGAGCAGGAGTATCGCGACTTCCTCCAGGGCTTCAAACCGCTCCAGGGGTCGGACAACGCGGTAGACGGTTCGCTGGCGCACGAGGGGCGGCAACTGTTCCTGAAGCTCCAGTGCATCAACTGCCACGGGGCGAACGCGACCGCCAAGGCGCCGGTGCTCGAGGGGCTGTACGGGAGCCGCGTGCCGCTGGCCGGGGGCGGGGCCGAGATCGCCGACGACCACTACATCATCGAGTCCATCCGCCGCCCGCGGCTGAAGGCCGTCGAGGGGTGGGAGAAGATCATGCCGGACTACAACGAGAGTCAGGTGTCGGCCGAAGAGATGAACGCGCTCGTGGCGTACATTCGGAGCCTGAAGAAGGGCACCACGCCGGACAACACCCAGCGGTTCCCGGCTCCGGTCGGCGCGCCGACCGAGCGGACCCAGTCCACCGTGCCCACGCCGGGAGGGAAATGA
- a CDS encoding cytochrome c oxidase subunit I, giving the protein MSIAVTHSGPAAAPVPPEPAPAPVNYLNISHTIWSWLFTVDHKRIGLLYLGSISVFFVIGGIFAALVRTNLLMPNGAILSEDAYNRAFTAHGVMMLFFFLIPAVPGVMGNFFIPLMIGAKDLAFPKLNIASWYVFMIGAAFAAWAVLIGGIDTGWTLYPPYSSRASQSNVIPGVMGAFISGFSSIMTGLNIMVTVHKMRAPGMTWGRLPLFVWSLYATSLIQLLATPVVAVTLVLLMVERAAGIGIFDPSIGGDPILFQHLFWFYSHPAVYIMILPGMGVVSEIITCFSRKNIFGYHAVAWSSMGIAVVGFLLWAHHMFVAGISFYAALLFSLLSMLVAVPSAIKVFNWTATLYRGSITFHAPMLLSIGFLVLFTVGGLTGLFLATLGTDIHLHDTYFVVAHFHFVMVGGMVIAYMAAIHFWWPKMTGRMYSDWWSRVASVIMIVGFFLTFVPQFIMGYHGMPRRYPNYPQEFQILNVMSTAGSSVLGLGYLLPGIYLPLSLFFGKKVGANPWSATGLEWTTPSPPTVHNFEVTPVVVCGPYEYAIGVDQMGRGLPEPPGAQDDPAHRDGSTGPSGPMKKETEVVG; this is encoded by the coding sequence ATGAGCATCGCGGTTACTCACAGCGGACCGGCCGCGGCGCCGGTCCCCCCGGAGCCGGCCCCGGCGCCCGTTAACTACTTGAACATCTCGCACACGATCTGGTCGTGGTTGTTCACCGTCGACCACAAGCGGATCGGGTTGCTGTACCTCGGGTCGATCAGCGTGTTCTTCGTGATCGGCGGCATCTTCGCCGCCCTGGTCCGAACGAACCTGCTCATGCCGAACGGCGCGATTCTGTCCGAGGACGCCTACAACCGGGCGTTCACCGCGCACGGCGTGATGATGCTGTTCTTCTTCCTGATCCCGGCCGTGCCCGGCGTCATGGGAAACTTCTTCATCCCGCTGATGATCGGGGCGAAAGACCTCGCGTTCCCGAAGCTGAACATCGCGAGCTGGTACGTGTTCATGATCGGGGCCGCGTTCGCGGCCTGGGCCGTGCTGATCGGCGGCATCGACACCGGGTGGACGCTGTACCCGCCGTACAGCTCCCGGGCGTCGCAGTCGAACGTGATCCCCGGTGTGATGGGCGCGTTCATCTCCGGGTTCAGCTCGATCATGACCGGGCTGAACATCATGGTCACGGTCCACAAGATGCGTGCCCCGGGGATGACGTGGGGCCGGTTGCCGCTGTTCGTGTGGTCCCTCTACGCCACGAGCCTGATCCAGTTGCTGGCGACGCCCGTCGTGGCCGTCACGCTGGTCCTGCTCATGGTCGAACGGGCCGCGGGCATCGGGATCTTCGACCCGTCCATCGGCGGCGACCCGATCCTGTTCCAGCACCTGTTCTGGTTCTACTCGCACCCGGCCGTGTACATCATGATCCTGCCCGGGATGGGCGTGGTCAGCGAGATCATCACGTGCTTCAGCCGCAAGAACATCTTCGGCTACCACGCGGTGGCGTGGTCGAGCATGGGCATCGCGGTCGTCGGCTTCTTGCTGTGGGCGCACCACATGTTCGTGGCCGGGATCAGCTTCTACGCGGCCCTGCTATTCAGTTTGCTGAGTATGCTGGTCGCGGTCCCGAGCGCCATTAAGGTGTTCAACTGGACCGCGACGCTCTACCGCGGGTCGATCACGTTCCACGCCCCGATGCTACTCTCGATCGGGTTCCTGGTCCTGTTCACCGTGGGCGGGCTGACCGGTCTGTTCCTCGCGACGCTGGGGACCGACATCCACCTGCACGACACGTACTTCGTGGTGGCCCACTTCCACTTCGTGATGGTCGGCGGGATGGTGATCGCGTACATGGCGGCGATCCACTTCTGGTGGCCCAAGATGACCGGGCGGATGTACTCCGACTGGTGGAGCCGGGTCGCCTCGGTGATCATGATCGTGGGCTTCTTCCTCACGTTCGTGCCGCAGTTCATTATGGGGTACCACGGGATGCCGCGGCGGTATCCGAACTACCCGCAAGAGTTCCAGATCCTCAACGTGATGTCCACCGCCGGGTCGAGCGTGCTGGGCCTCGGGTACCTGCTGCCCGGGATCTACCTGCCGCTGTCGCTGTTCTTCGGCAAGAAGGTGGGCGCCAACCCGTGGAGCGCGACGGGCCTGGAGTGGACCACCCCCAGCCCCCCGACGGTCCACAACTTCGAGGTCACGCCCGTCGTTGTGTGCGGGCCTTACGAGTACGCCATCGGCGTCGATCAAATGGGGCGCGGGCTCCCCGAACCCCCCGGCGCGCAAGACGACCCGGCCCACCGGGACGGCAGCACCGGACCTTCTGGACCCATGAAGAAGGAGACCGAAGTTGTCGGCTAG
- a CDS encoding cytochrome c oxidase subunit 3 family protein, producing MSASTHSPVLKHHFEDLGQQHACERLGMWMFLATEILFFGGLFGAYTVYRLWYPEEFVFASAQLNRTFATINTMFLITSSLTITLAIRSAKLGDRGALIRNLLITAALATAFMVVKGFEYAEDFHEQLVPGPSFSHKIAKDAADHGLDPGKVQLFLCFYYIMTGIHGIHILVGIGCILWLVWEAWRGTIPPENYSTVEVVSLYWHLVDAIWLFLMPLLYLAGAGSGYVPHH from the coding sequence TTGTCGGCTAGCACCCACTCACCGGTGCTGAAGCACCACTTCGAGGATCTGGGTCAGCAGCACGCCTGCGAGCGGCTGGGAATGTGGATGTTCCTGGCCACGGAGATCCTGTTCTTCGGCGGCCTCTTCGGGGCGTACACGGTGTACCGGCTCTGGTACCCGGAAGAATTCGTGTTCGCCAGCGCGCAGTTGAACCGGACGTTCGCGACCATCAACACGATGTTCCTGATCACCAGCAGTCTCACGATCACGCTGGCGATCCGGTCCGCGAAACTCGGCGACCGCGGCGCGCTGATCCGCAACCTGCTCATCACCGCGGCGCTGGCGACCGCGTTCATGGTGGTGAAAGGGTTCGAGTACGCAGAGGACTTCCACGAGCAGCTCGTGCCCGGTCCGTCGTTCAGCCACAAGATCGCGAAGGACGCGGCCGATCACGGGTTGGACCCGGGCAAGGTGCAGTTGTTCCTGTGCTTCTACTACATCATGACCGGCATCCACGGGATTCACATCCTCGTGGGCATCGGGTGCATCCTGTGGCTGGTGTGGGAGGCGTGGCGCGGGACGATCCCGCCCGAGAACTACTCCACTGTTGAGGTGGTCAGTCTCTACTGGCACTTGGTGGACGCCATCTGGCTGTTCCTGATGCCGCTCCTGTACCTCGCCGGTGCCGGTAGCGGGTACGTGCCGCACCACTAG
- a CDS encoding cytochrome C oxidase subunit IV family protein, producing MANPTTHGTTTSDDPHGIRASADSPGLLLAVFACIIGLALANIGISMQVGPTKFMLPLQLAIGSIQAGLVAYYFMHLRQGDKVVILTALSSLFWMGILFVLFMGDYMTRHLVVGS from the coding sequence ATGGCCAATCCAACGACCCACGGCACGACAACGTCCGACGACCCGCACGGCATCCGCGCGAGCGCTGATAGCCCCGGGCTGCTCTTGGCGGTGTTCGCCTGCATCATCGGGCTGGCACTGGCGAACATCGGGATCTCGATGCAGGTCGGGCCGACGAAGTTCATGCTGCCGTTGCAACTCGCGATCGGCTCCATACAGGCGGGCCTCGTGGCCTATTACTTCATGCACCTGCGCCAGGGCGACAAGGTGGTGATCCTCACAGCCCTCTCGTCGCTGTTCTGGATGGGCATTCTGTTCGTACTGTTCATGGGCGACTACATGACGCGGCACCTCGTCGTCGGCTCGTAG
- a CDS encoding c-type cytochrome translates to MAVTYPGRGRFRVAVSTALLVTCSALTLLPGCGGCTSTPDYPPNLTFPTRADRLVLKLPDKPAPATNDPGKREEEIAALDSLGGKTVLVTGLSTEVRGAQDTFLKDTFGTPAAPTIAVTSETVAHLKLTNAHLAEGGKLYRRHCLQCHNMAGDGRGTSGATIPFPRDYRQGQFKFVSSGESGKPRRADLVRTIAEGLKATPMPSFGLLQEGERDLLAGYVTYLAIRGQVEFESLRALAAGETNDPGARLKAVLAEWEKAESAPPIPTEPDDGPVGGPKHQDAVRRGFALFTAKVDNSCISCHGEFGRKPVLRYDVWGTVAKPADFTQLTLKSGSRPEDVFARVRGGIPAVGMPAHPKYSDREVWDLVRFVRSAPYMAQLPPDVLSAVYPK, encoded by the coding sequence ATGGCGGTTACGTACCCTGGGCGGGGTCGGTTTCGAGTCGCGGTATCGACCGCGCTGCTCGTGACCTGCTCCGCCCTGACTCTTCTTCCCGGGTGCGGCGGCTGCACGAGCACGCCCGACTACCCACCGAACCTCACGTTCCCCACGCGGGCCGATCGGCTCGTGCTCAAGCTCCCGGACAAACCCGCCCCGGCGACCAATGACCCGGGCAAGCGAGAAGAAGAGATCGCCGCGCTCGACTCGCTCGGTGGTAAGACCGTGCTCGTGACCGGGCTGTCGACCGAGGTTCGCGGCGCGCAGGACACGTTTCTGAAGGACACGTTTGGCACCCCGGCCGCACCAACAATTGCAGTCACAAGCGAAACGGTGGCGCACCTCAAACTGACGAACGCACACCTGGCCGAGGGGGGCAAGCTCTACCGCCGGCACTGCCTTCAGTGCCACAACATGGCGGGTGACGGCCGCGGGACGTCCGGTGCCACGATCCCGTTCCCGCGCGACTACCGGCAGGGGCAGTTCAAGTTCGTGTCGAGTGGCGAGAGTGGGAAACCGCGCCGGGCCGATCTGGTTCGTACCATCGCGGAAGGTCTAAAAGCGACCCCGATGCCGTCGTTCGGGCTGCTCCAAGAGGGCGAACGCGATCTGCTCGCGGGGTACGTGACCTACCTCGCGATTCGCGGACAGGTCGAGTTTGAATCACTGCGTGCTCTTGCCGCAGGGGAAACGAACGATCCCGGCGCCCGGCTGAAGGCGGTGCTCGCCGAATGGGAGAAAGCGGAATCCGCGCCGCCGATCCCGACCGAGCCGGACGACGGTCCGGTGGGCGGGCCGAAACACCAGGACGCCGTGCGCCGCGGCTTCGCGCTCTTTACCGCGAAGGTCGATAACTCGTGCATCAGTTGTCACGGTGAATTCGGCCGCAAACCGGTGCTGCGGTACGACGTGTGGGGGACGGTCGCGAAGCCGGCCGACTTCACCCAACTTACGCTGAAGAGCGGTTCGCGCCCGGAGGACGTGTTCGCGCGTGTTCGCGGGGGCATCCCGGCCGTGGGGATGCCGGCGCACCCGAAGTATTCCGACCGCGAAGTGTGGGATCTGGTGCGGTTCGTGCGCTCCGCGCCTTACATGGCCCAGCTCCCGCCCGACGTCTTGAGCGCTGTTTACCCGAAGTAG
- a CDS encoding COX15/CtaA family protein has translation MTDSLRLVPRWLHVWAVLAVIATLVLLAIGQLVTSFAAGMADPVWPTEPWYVFRTATDTEKERFRKDYQFFLEHSHRIAGYTIGGLVIVLSLGVWWTEPRKPARWIALAGIFVLIGGYGEFHRGLMAQRDKLPADVRLPMEAVRVTLAGLGVMLAVAVWGLLARRPGAGLRLLAGLALVAVMIQGLLGGFRVKLNELVGTDLAAFHGIFAQIVFGLLTSIAVLSARALSTTSAESRRLGRWAWVLALLVFVQVAFGAMVRHYPIPLSQRLHFATAFAATALAVWELRAVFVDPVSRARAGWFAWALTALLVVQLYLGIEAWLAKFGAHMLPELVPITPEGGAIRTLHALVGSGVWAASLALALSLWRPAPVLGNTLNPHVSVRAAGQD, from the coding sequence ATGACCGATTCGCTCCGACTCGTTCCGCGCTGGCTGCACGTGTGGGCCGTCCTCGCGGTGATCGCGACGCTCGTGCTTCTGGCGATCGGCCAGTTGGTGACGAGTTTCGCCGCGGGCATGGCCGATCCGGTGTGGCCGACGGAACCGTGGTACGTGTTCCGCACCGCGACCGACACGGAGAAGGAACGGTTCCGCAAGGACTATCAGTTTTTCCTCGAGCACTCGCACCGTATCGCGGGTTACACCATCGGCGGGCTGGTGATCGTCCTCAGCCTCGGGGTATGGTGGACCGAGCCGCGCAAACCCGCGCGCTGGATCGCACTCGCGGGCATCTTCGTACTAATCGGCGGTTACGGTGAGTTCCACCGGGGGCTGATGGCCCAGCGCGACAAACTCCCCGCCGACGTGCGACTGCCGATGGAGGCTGTTCGCGTCACGCTCGCGGGCCTCGGAGTGATGCTGGCGGTTGCCGTGTGGGGACTGCTGGCACGGAGGCCAGGGGCGGGACTGCGCCTGCTCGCGGGATTGGCACTCGTTGCGGTGATGATCCAGGGGCTACTCGGTGGCTTCCGCGTGAAGTTGAACGAACTCGTGGGGACCGACCTCGCGGCGTTCCACGGGATCTTCGCGCAGATCGTGTTCGGGCTGCTCACGTCCATCGCGGTGCTGTCGGCTCGGGCTTTGTCGACCACGAGTGCGGAATCGCGCCGACTCGGTCGGTGGGCTTGGGTTCTCGCGCTCCTGGTGTTCGTGCAGGTCGCGTTCGGTGCGATGGTGCGACACTACCCGATTCCGCTGTCGCAGCGGTTGCACTTCGCGACGGCGTTCGCGGCCACGGCGCTTGCGGTATGGGAACTGCGTGCGGTGTTCGTTGACCCCGTCTCGCGGGCACGAGCCGGGTGGTTCGCCTGGGCGCTTACCGCGCTGCTCGTTGTGCAGTTGTACCTCGGGATCGAAGCGTGGCTGGCGAAGTTCGGTGCGCACATGCTGCCGGAACTGGTGCCGATCACGCCCGAGGGCGGGGCGATCCGCACGCTGCACGCGCTCGTGGGGAGCGGCGTGTGGGCCGCGTCCCTGGCCCTCGCACTGAGTCTGTGGCGGCCGGCGCCAGTGCTCGGCAATACACTAAATCCACACGTTTCGGTCCGCGCCGCGGGTCAGGATTAG